The DNA region ATAAGACACCAAACTGCATTGATTGAAGAATAAAGTTGCAGCCTTTCCTAGTCTCTTGGGCTTATTTCTACAGGGACCACTACTACAAAATAATTGTGGCTTGCAAGCACATACCGTAGATCGAAATTCAGTTTCTAATTTGATGCTAAAGTCACTTAGGAAATATAGTAAGAGTTAATTTTCTCCACTAACTACTTTTGTGGTTCCTCTCAGGTGCATTCATGTTGTTAGCGGAGGTGGTCCACGCCACTCGGGGATGCATGTTTAACTATGgaagctgcaaaaaaaagaaaaagtcctcTGCTGTAAACTGTAATTGATGGGTAACATAAATTTCTTGACCACTgtgaatttgttgttttattttccaggGGAACGAAGCCAGTTACGCTCTGGACATGTGCTCGCACTGTAAGTATGAAGTCATTATCGAACTTGAATGCCGCGCATTGACAAATATTCCGGCGGGAcgggcgactggttagagcgtctgcctcacagttctgaggaccggcgttcAAATGCAGGccctgcctgtctggagtttgcatggtctccgtgtgcctgcgtgggttttctttcggcactgcggtttcctcccacatcccaaatggATTACATGcattaaattggacactctaaattacacgtaggtgtgattgtgagagcgactgttgtctgtctctgtgggacctgcgattggctggcaaccagttcagggtgagccTTGGCTACTACCTGATGACactatatgtatatacacacacggaTATACGAGAATCTCGATTTATGAGATTATTTTAACAGGGTTTGTGCATTGAAAAGTTTGTAAATTGAACATCATTTTCCCCATAAGAAATAACGGAAACGTGAAAAATTGGTTCCAGTTTCAACAAAGGTCTCTGTTTTATTAAGTTTGTTCATTTCCAGTACAATATAaagctatagagctcgtgcatgtacGTCataaatcacgtgacttttgtttacctcgccatattgctcAATGCTCAGTgagttggagacgacatggaaatatgtcttgtagcacgacgcccagaatcTTGTCCAATACTGTTAGACAATAGGAAGGTGAAAATAGACgatggtacgtggaaaaattagataaactctgcataggggagccatatttaatgccgaagtcgatgttttcgccgataagaaattggactgttaatttgcttccgcttgtcttggacaactggagctacacacggatctggtgagtaagtcgtcaagatttacacagaaaagtctgaaagcgtataaaactctggacgcatacaaatactttgttgctggatctgttctcattgggacggctcgtgaatgcggaagcgtttggccacacgttaacgtTTGCCTgcatccatcgatcttttcagatagtatttaatacaaataccaatatgtaaataaatgactcctggttttacacactcacattcattaactatgattggggaaaaaatagaggGCGGAGTCGTCTTCatggaatgtacacggaagcgattgtggTCACATTTAACCTCCggaaacctctgcgacagtttatttttttaagtatgcattgttctcaaatgagccaagtTGGCATtagaaatactttttggtaatttgagattgagaagattaattgctacctgaaatgaagccattgcgacacaggcgtgtgtgtattctggttgggcaccatccatcatctttcattgtcgaaatccatcgatattttctggtcttttcaggtggtattccatagaatgatctctttgaatatctgtctcgtcttttGCGACCACCAACAGCACAACGGGTCTCGGGCAGTTTGAATATTCTGCtgcggttcaatgtcccccacactgtggagcagctctttttgaccggcaatatggcgccatgtaAATGGTGGCGTCACGTACACGGGCTCTATATAGTGTATCAAACCTGCAGTCCCTCAGCGGACAGAGCTCGTCATCCAGTGACCGAAGGGTTGGCGATTCCAATCCTGGCTCCGCCCGTCTGCCGTTGAAGTCCCCTTGGGCAAGACAGTGAACCCTAATATGCTCCACGTGGGCAGCGCCTTGCATGGCAGCAGCTGCCCACCAATGAATGTGTGGGATTGGGTGAAACGTGTGAGCAGCATCTGTAAAGTGCTTCAGGCGCTGTGAAGGTGTCGATAATGCGCTACACGAGTTCTCTCCATTTACCATGACAAGGGCTGTGTGATCAAAAATCGCTTTATTCCccaagaaaacaaaagcaaccACATTAGCCCCAGAAATGCTTCCACTCGCAACCTGCGTGTTTATTCAAATGAGGGACAGCTTTTCCCAGTTGGTCCAGAAGTTTCTTTCAGGCCTTTCGAAGATACTGTTCTTCACTCTCGGCCATTTTAGCagcaacaaaaatacatttttttttctcccgtaAAATAGTTAcaatttttgactttttttcttaaatacttGCGAGTAATTTCGGCAATGGCTGCACCATTTATATACTCCTCGCAGGTTTTTGCCACACTATTCCATTGCTTTTCTTGGACACTAattgaatgagaaaaatgatgaaatgaagacttaaaaaaaaaaaagagacacaaTGAGGGGCTAGAGGAAGTAGCCACTGACTGCTAACGTCGGAGCTGCTGAGAATGATGGACACAAAATGTCTGTACCACTCACTCaccataaaatggatgaatgaaacaaTGAGGTTCAGCCATTgggcaatatttttgtttgcgcCGTGGGTCGCAAATGGAATAGTTTGAACATTGAGGTGTTTGAAATTGGGGTTCCGTTGTCACAGACCTCGGCCTGGTGACAGCGATTTGCAAAATGCTGAGTGGGCCGGATTAAGGAACGGAGTGTAACAGGAAGTTCTTTCTTGGATTAGCCCTCGCCCTCTCTCAGAGAGATTAGCGCTGGCGCCGAGCTCGCCTTAGCGAGGCGCCATGGCCGCAGCCCCCCGTAGGTTGGGTGAGTTTGGGGTCACATCTGCGGTCGGGATATAAGACACACCGATGGACCGGCCAGATCCTGAGTAACTTCTGTTGACTGATCTTGTCCACCGTTTCTCGGTCTCTCTCTTCTTTCGTCTTTTCCGGGTCGTCTCGTCATCACTCATCAGTCGACGCAGACGAGATTAAGCGTCTGGGCAAGCGCTTCAAGAAGCTGGACCTGGACAACTCGGGCTCGCTGAGCGTGGAGGAGTTCATGTCGCTGCCAGAGCTGCAGCAGAACCCTCTGGTGCAGCGCGTCATAGACATCTTTGACACCGATGGCAATGGAGAGGTGGACTTCAAAGGTAAGGTGTTTATGAAGAATAAGCACCAATGTTTTGTTGCCTGatgattcattttatttcttttatttttcagaatttATTGAGGGCGTCTCTCAGTTCAGCGTCAAAGGAGACAAAGAGCAAAAGTTACGATGTAAGTTGAGTCCTAAAATAATAAGTGAATGctttttcttgacttttttttccccccaatattAGACAACAAAAATGCAAGGGTCCAAATGAtatgttattctttttttttttttttatttatttatttatttatttattttttttttgcatgatcaGAATGTTTAGagttagttttattttacacCAGTGAGTTCAGGCAGAAAATGATTATGGTCTGTTAAAATTTGTGATGAAATGGTTAAAGCTGGAGGCAACAAACTTGAGATCTTTGTAAAACAATTTCAACGCTGGTTGGATGTGCGAGGAAGTACCAGTGACGAGGAAAGTTGCAGAAATCATTTCCATACATAAATTCGGTGATAAAATGCACTTCAACTGTATATAACCATTTTTCAATCAATGTACATTGATTCTTCTGGTTCAATACCAATAGATGATGAAAAGAGCGCAAATAAGTTTTGGAAATGGCCCCAGCCAAGGCGACACACAGTCTCTGATGCTATTTACAGCTTGCCTTGAAGACATATTTAAAAAGAGACCAAAATTGAGTGGCGCTTGTTTGAGCCATCTTCGTTTTGAAGACGAGGACATTTTCTTTCTCCACAGTGCTGAAGAACTATAGTATCGTATTCGGGAATTAGTCTTAGAAAGCCGTCACTCGGGTCTTCTCAAAggggatgaaaacaaaacaaaggtcaTGTTCAGTCATAACTATCCACAAAACTATGTCAAAATGGACGACTGGCATCCTAGACGGCATTGATAGCTACTTCTGTTTAGCTCAATTTGCAAATACATGCTGTGATGTTGAACGCTGCTTAAAACTTGTCTGGCAAGCTTATGGAAGGCTTAGAGGTACATTCAAAAACAATCTTCCCATTTGCTTGAAAAAAGGAAGTTTTCGATCAATGTATTTTCGTGAAACATGAACTACAAATGCCAAAGTTAGAAATGTTATAAATAAGCATTTGCAAAAAGTAAAGATGCAGTTGGATATGGCAGCAGATGCGATTTACTGACattgttcaaaaaataaaaagcctctCATGAAAGCAAGAAGAGCTGACAAAAAGTGGACCACAGAAACGATCAACCGGATACCACTGGATACAAAGCGGCCCCGGCGAAGACctaaaaatagatggataaatgaaattattaaaCACAGCGGAATACACTGGCAATGAATTACAAGCTGCCGTCGGAGTTGGAAATGTGAAGATGAAGCTTCTATCCATCCTGCAgtggatagaaaatggatgatgataTCTCTGGATATGCGTGTTTATGTAGAAATatgtacatgtactgtatgcgcgtgtgtgtgtggtctgtGTGAGCATGTAGGTGTGATGGCCTACAGCAGTGCTTGCCAGCAGTCAAGAAGGCTGATAAACCATATTTGAAGCTGATAGTCATTTGCTTTAAAAGGCTTTTCAgatttgaaccttttttttttgcattgtatttGACAATATacatctttgttttaaaaaatctaaCAAGTGCAGAGAGCGCTCAGCAGTGTCTTCTAAACTAGTGCGAGAAAAGGCTCCCATAGGTTTTCTACTGTAAATAGTtttcagaaatgttaatttaatgcaaaataaaattgaagtATATTAATAGTTCCTTGGATTCTTGCATGATTTCTTTTCGGTCAtcaaattgattgatttttttttttttttttttttgtccaccctCGCAGTCGCTTTCCGCATCTACGACATGGACAAAGATGGCTACATTTCCAATGGCGAGCTGTTCCAGGTTCTCAAGATGATGGTGGGCAACAATCTGAAGGACACGCAGCTGCAGCAGATCGTTGACAAAACCATCATCAACGCCGACAAGGACGGAGATGGAAGGATATCTTTCGAGGAGTTCTGCGCGGTCAGTCCGTCGTTCCGTAACCGGCCGCGACGGCAAAATTTGCAAAGAGAGGCTCGATAAAGATATTTTTAAAGTGCCTTCCTTCTACAAGGAACCATTACGGTGATCAagtttaacaaaacaagcctccTCAAATAGATCTAACCTTACTCGGTACCATCACTcatctaaaaaaattaataaactgaTTTGGTggcacgttggcctcacagttcttggacactaaattgcccctaggtgtgattgtgactgcggctgtttgtctcaatgtgccctgcgattgggtggcaaccagttccgggtgtacctcgcctcgtgcccgttgacagctgggataggctctagctctccccgcgacccttgtgaggataagcggtgaagaaaatggatgtatggataaacTGACTTTCAATTGAAGCAAAATTTCCGCTGCAGGCTTGCTTGTGAGGAAACTTTGAACACGTACCAGTGTAAAGAAATGTGCTCGTCCTATGACGTTCACACAAAGTTTGACTAAAATGTGGGGGAGCACAAATATAGCTTAAAATCATGTCATCAGAAAACAAACTCAAACTCACGACTGAATCTAtttttggaggatttttttttttagacagacCTACAGAAAAGTGTTCACAGCATGAGAGTGCACTGATTGGCTGTAACAGCCCGCTCACTAACGATGAACTACGATTCAACTGTGGTTAACGGTACATATTGAGTCATTGTAGTCGTCGCTGTGACCTCATTTCGTGTCTCATCCCGCAGGTGGTGGGCGGCTTAGACATTCACAAAAAGATGGTGGTGGACGTGTGACAGACTTCCTCCTCGTTGTCCAGAACCAgatttccccctcctccccttccTCTCCCTCACAAAAGCCAAACTCTTGCAGCGATTGCTCGAACAGGAAGTGGCACTTTCCCAAGCGCTCGGAaggcgtttttgtttttttttttgttttgttttttagcgcCGGCTGGGCAAGCGCGTTtgtttgcgtgtgcgtgtttttatttattctgaCGTGTACAGGAAGAGTGAGCGTGCCAACAGGAAGCGTGTGCGTGCTCGTGTTTGACCGTGTGATTGGACATTAGTGTTGATAATTAGCATGTTTATGATACTCGGGCCAGCACGTGCTTGCACCTGGAAGTGAGTGGCCACTTTGGCTTTGATggggtttttcttttcttcttctgctgctgaGTGGCCACCAAACATTTTCTACTAAGTGGAATTAGCTGTGTgcggtttctttctttttcttcttctgtggtgcaggtgcatgtgtgcgtgtgcatgctgTGCAGCTCAACAGTACTGCCTGCTGCTCGCATGTCAATCAAAAAGTCTTTCAGGTTTACAAACACGGGCCGCTTCATAAACATCacttctgatttattttttagttttggtcatctttgtttttattcgCCCG from Syngnathoides biaculeatus isolate LvHL_M chromosome 9, ASM1980259v1, whole genome shotgun sequence includes:
- the ppp3r1b gene encoding calcineurin subunit B type 1b; translated protein: MGNEASYALDMCSHFDADEIKRLGKRFKKLDLDNSGSLSVEEFMSLPELQQNPLVQRVIDIFDTDGNGEVDFKEFIEGVSQFSVKGDKEQKLRFAFRIYDMDKDGYISNGELFQVLKMMVGNNLKDTQLQQIVDKTIINADKDGDGRISFEEFCAVVGGLDIHKKMVVDV